In one window of Chiloscyllium plagiosum isolate BGI_BamShark_2017 chromosome 44, ASM401019v2, whole genome shotgun sequence DNA:
- the LOC122543468 gene encoding zinc finger protein 271-like, translating into MDLTETPDLSPSEHHPLLNTEEDLSVHSGDELYICSECGLSFPQSSGLSQHNCSLIEDKPPDQENHQHSQSGGRPFTCTVCGKGFTRPSHLQAHWRVHTEERPFNCLDCGKCFKSSAELMRHRRVHTGERPFRCSHCGIGFRQSSHLIKHKRVHTGEKPFTCSVCGKGFSHSFNLLTHQRVHTGERPFSCLKCGEVFTQSSSLIRHQQTHSRARPFTCSKCGKGFAQLSSVLKHQQVHTREKSFTCSECGKGFTWLSNLLKHQPVHARGTSLTCSKCGKGFNRASSLLLHQRVHTGERAFACALCGKGFTRPSHLQAHLRVHTEERPFECQDCGTCFKSSGELMRHRRVHTDERPFKCPHCGLGFRQSSHLAKHQSVHTGEKPFTCSVCGKGFTRSCNLLRHQRVHTGERPFTCSKCGKSFTQSSSVMRHQRVHSDQRPFKCSDCEKSFKSKWELLRHKRTHTGVRPYICSICGKGFTQSSYLLTHQLVHTDQRPFPCSDCGKCFKSKNDLQVHQRIHTGERPFTCSLCERRFRRLAQLQTHQRVHTDKRPFKCSVCEKSFKSKQDLLTHQRVHTGERPFTCSVCGKRFTRSSHRLRHQRAHTGERPFTCYVCGKGFTDSPQLLLHQRIHTGEKPFTCSTCGKGFTQPSQLTEHQHVHTDQRPFKCSDCGKSFKSKKYLMTHQRVHTGERPFTCLVCGKRFTQSSHLLTHQQLHTGEMPFTCPRCGKRFARSSNLLRHQRVHK; encoded by the exons ATGGATCTGACAGAGACGCCTGATTTATCACCATCCGAGCACCACCCGTTGCTGAACACGGAAGAAGATCTTTCTGTTCACAGCGGCGACGAGCTGTACATCTGTTCTGAGTGTGGACTGAGCTTCCCCCAGTCATCTGGCCTGTCACAGCATAACTGCAGTCTGATCGAGGACAAGCCACCTGACCAGGAAAACCATCAGCACAGTCAGTCTGGGgggaggccattcacctgcacagtgtgtgggaagggattcactcggcCATCCCATCTGCAGGCTCACTGGcgggttcacactgaggagaggcctTTCAATTGCCTGGACTGTGGGAAATGCTTTAAAAGTTCCGCGGAGCTGATGCGCCATAGGCgcgttcacactggggagagaccgttcaggTGCTCGCACTGTGGGATTGGCTTCAGGCAATCCTCTCACCTCATTAAGCACAagagagttcacactggggagaagccgttcacctgctccgtgtgCGGGAAGGGGTTCAGTCACTCGTTCAatctgctgacccaccagcgagttcacaccggggagaggccgttttcCTGCTTGAAGTGTGGTGAGGTATTCACGCAGTCCTCCAGCCTGATAAGACACCAGCAAACTCACAGCAGGgcgaggccattcacctgctccaagtgtgggaagggatttgctCAGTTATCCAGTGTGCTCAagcaccagcaagttcacactcGGGAGAAATCCTTCACCtgctccgagtgtgggaagggattcacttggTTGTCCAACCTGTTGAAACACCAGCCGGTTCATGCTCGGGGCACTTCACTTACCtgctccaagtgtgggaaggGGTTCAATCGGGCGAGCTCCCTGCTGTTACACCAGCGAGTGCACACCGGGGAGAGGGCGTTCGCCTGCGccttgtgtgggaagggattcactcggcCGTCCCATCTCCAAGCTCACCTGcgggttcacactgaggagagaccgtTTGAATGCCAGGACTGTGGGACATGCTTCAAAAGTTCCGGGGAACTGATGCGCCACCGGCGTGTTCACACCGACGAGAGGCCCTTCAAGTGCCCTCACTGTGGACTTGGGTTCAGGCAATCCTCTCACCTCGCTAAACACCAGAgcgttcacaccggggagaagccattcacctgctccgtgtgtgggaaggggttcactcGATCGTgcaatctgctgaggcaccagcgagttcacaccggggagagaccTTTTACCTGCTCCAAATGTGGCAAGAGTTTCACTCAGTCATCCAGTGTGATGAGACACCAGCGA GTTCATTCTGATcagagaccttttaaatgttctgactgtGAGAAGAGCTTCAAAAGTAAATGGGAGCTGCTAAGACACAAACGCACCCACACGGGGGTGAGACCTTATATCTGCTCCATTTGTggaaaaggattcactcagtcatcctaCCTTCTGACACATCAACTTGTTCACACTGACCAGAGACCTTTCCCGTGTTCTGACTGTGGAAAGTGTTTTAAAagtaaaaatgatttacaagtcCATCAacgcattcacactggggagCGGCCATTCACTTGCTCCCTGTGTGAGCGGCGGTTCAGGCGTTTAGCCCAACTGCAGACACACCAAAGAGTTCACACTGATAAGAGACCTTTTAAGTGTTCTGTCTGTGAGAAGAGCTTCAAAAGCAAACAGGATCTGTtgacacaccagcgagttcacactggggagaggccatttaccTGTTCTGTGTGTGGAAAGAGATTCACCCGTTCATCCCACCGTCTGAGACACCAGCGagctcacactggggagaggccatttaccTGCtacgtgtgtgggaagggatttactgaTTCACCTCAGCTTCTATTACACCAACgaattcacactggagagaaaccgTTCACTTGCTCCACATGTGGAAAGGGTTTCACTCAGCCGTCGCAGCTCACTGAGCACCAGCACGTTCACACTGACCAGAGACCTTTCAAATGTTCTGACTGTGGCAAGAGCTTTAAAAGCAAAAAGTACCTGATGacgcaccagcgagttcacactggagagagaccattcacctgcctCGTGTGTGGGAAGAGGTTCACTCAGTCATCCCATCTGTTGACCCACCAGCAGCTTCACACTGGGGAGATGCCGTTCACTTGCCCGCGATGTGGGAAGAGGTTCGCTCGGTCATCCAATCTGCTGAGACACCAGAGAGTTCATAAGTGA